The Daucus carota subsp. sativus chromosome 2, DH1 v3.0, whole genome shotgun sequence genome includes a window with the following:
- the LOC135150379 gene encoding uncharacterized protein LOC135150379, producing the protein MEGGMMKCPCKLCKNLNWLGVDDVRFHLISEGMMESYTVWTSHGEVSQKNKKRKSCETRECRRVVDDHVDINSMLHDFAGSNHEFYDTTGTTNVEEAPNDSAKEFYKAIVENGAPIYPGCTKFTRLSFTAKLLEFKNASNCSDKAFNSLIKIIMDVLPKKHTLPESYYEMKKVMKSLRVEYEKIDVCENDCMLFYGDDKDKIVCDICSCNRYLDKSRKNGKKIPRKILRHFPLIPRLQCLYMSAHTSDHMRYYKNREVNEKEISHPADGDEWKNFDLRYPSFAQEIRNVRLGFATDGFNPFGNTGNKTYSVWPVVIVVYNLPPSMCMKRPYMFLTDIIPGPESIGKNINIYLRPLIDELKTLWYTGVQTYDQSLKQNFTMRAALMWTISDFPAMSMVSGWSGKGKLACPVCLGSVQGFQLKHSGKCSFHGTNRIFLEPNDPLRKKSSLFDHSEKRLWRGRLSGEEVKTWLDSIDFPPPGKTNKKKRSDGYGVEHHWTHAPMFYDLPYWSSHSLRHSIDIMHTEKNVFENIFFTIVGGKKSKDHHKARSDCKHFGVLPHLWIDENGKKPKAPYSLSRKQLKLLCQWIESLKLPDGYVSNISRCCNAKECKFFGFKSHDCHIFLQKLLPLSIRELLPGPIVDALTMISNFFQELCSSVITRSDLDQMMKSVIRALCLLETIFPQTWFDSMEHLVIHLAEEIRLAGPAYWHWMYPIERLLGKFKQKVGNKARVEGSITERYMEEGILNFCSFYFATDSIHNKIRRNEARFDGDGSEKLEVFEYPIECLGKEGSRYLTDKERKLAEEYVGRNDVNRPLLQYLFEGPAMRVMTFETCKVNGYKFCTRTSSGSGVIVKGTSHDNNSDYYGQLEEIVKLIYRGGNYVYLFKCIWFDSVGNGVVIDKNRVVTVDITSRLKSDEIFILASQASQVYYAPSVLNPHGKYFTVVKSKSRPISESIKISNDIEEAYQEDRSNATSAFSIFVDFAQYGSLPFGTLWWFVILVVMIIALMARKGKGKGKAKETTKGKGKGKAKETTSTRKGKGKSSTLAIRDEPTDSDEGGENPNEEEVPRRRVIRRPRSHSAGLFGKVPPKPIRINILGGQ; encoded by the exons atggAGGGAGGTATGATGAAATGTCCTTGCAAGctttgtaaaaatttgaattggttAGGGGTAGATGATGTTCGGTTTCATTTGATATCCGAGGGTATGATGGAGAGTTATACGGTATGGACTTCGCACGGAGAGGTTtcgcaaaaaaataaaaagcgaAAATCATGTGAAACGCGAGAATGTCGTAGGGTAGTAGATGATCATGTTGATATCAACTCCATGTTACATGATTTTGCCGGTTCGAATCATGAATTTTATGATACCACGGGTACTACTAATGTTGAAGAAGCTCCTAATGATAGTGCTAAAGAATTTTATAAGGcgattgttgaaaatggtgcTCCTATTTATCCCGGTTGCACAAAATTTACAAGATTAAGTTTTACCGCaaaattgttggagttcaaaaaTGCGTCTAATTGTAGTGACAAAGCCTTCAACAGTTTGATTAAGATCATTATGGACGTGTTACCAAAAAAGCACACATTACCCGAGTCTTATTATGAGATGAAAAAGGTTATGAAAAGTTTAAGGGTggaatatgaaaaaattgatgtgtgcgagaatgattgtatgctattttatggagatgacaaagataaaattgtgtgtgatatatgtAGTTGTAATCGATATTTGGATAAATCAAGGAAAAATGGTAAGAAAATTCCGAGAAAGATTTTAAGACATTTTCCTTTGATTCCCCGACTGCAATGCTTATATATGTCGGCACATACATCCGACCACATGAGGTATTACAAAAATCGAGAGGtcaatgaaaaagaaatttcTCACCCTGCGGATGGAGACGAATGGAAGAATTTTGACCTCCGATATCCATcatttgctcaagaaattcGTAATGTAAGACTTGGTTTTGCGACCGATGGTTTCAACCCGTTTGGGAATACGGGTAACAAAACATATAGTGTATGGCCCGTGGTAATTGTTGTGTATAATCTTCCGCCGTCCATGTGTATGAAGAGACCGTATATGTTTTTGACGGATATTATACCGGGTCCGGAGAGTATtgggaaaaatattaatatatatcttagacctctcattgatgaattgaagacaTTATGGTATACCGGAGTGCAAACATATGACCAATctctaaaacaaaattttaccatGAGAGCGGCTCTTATGTGGACAATCAGTGATTTTCCTGCCATGAGTATGGTAAGTGGTTGGTCGGGGAAAGGAAAGCTTGCATGTCCAGTGTGTTTGGGAAGTGTGCAGGGGTTTCAGTTAAAACATTCTGGGAAATGTTCTTTTCATGGCACTAACCGAATTTTTCTTGAACCTAATGATCCATTGCGTAAGAAGAGTAGCTTGTTTGACCATTCGGAAAAAAGGTTGTGGCGTGGACGCTTATCCGGGGAGGAAGTTAAAACTTGGCTTGATAGCATAGACTTTCCACCACCCGGAAAGactaacaaaaagaaaagaagtgatGGATATGGGGTTGAGCATCATTGGACTCATGCCCCGATGTTCTATGATCTCCCTTATTGGTCTTCACATAGTTTGCGACATTCCATTGATATCATGCATACCGAAAAAAATGTGTTTGAGAACATATTTTTTACCATTGTTGGGGGCAAGAAGTCAAAAGATCACCACAAGGCAAGGTCGGATTGCAAACACTTCGGTGTGTTGCCTCATTTGTGGATTGATGAAAAtggcaaaaaaccaaaagctcCGTACTCTCTTAGTAGAAAACAACTCAAACTTCTATGTCAGTGGATTGAGTCGTTGAAACTTCCAGATGGTTATGTCTCAAATATATCTCGTTGTTGCAATGCTAAGGAGTGTAAGTTTTTTGGATTTAAATCGCATGATTGTCatattttccttcaaaaatTGTTGCCTCTATCAATTCGCGAGCTTCTACCGGGACCAATTGTGGATGCCTTGACAatgatttccaatttttttcaagaattatGTTCATCTGTGATTACGAGATCCGACTTGGATCAAATGATGAAATCGGTTATTAGAGCTTTGTGTttattggaaacaatttttcctcagacTTGGTTTGATTCGATGGAGCATTTGGTAATACATTTAGCAGAAGAAATTAGACTAGCAGGACCCGCTTATTGGCATTGGATGTATCCAATTGAACGGTTATTAGGGAAATTTAAACAAAAGGTTGGTAATAAAGCGCGAGTCGAGGGTTCAATTACCGAACGTTATATGGAAGAGGGGATTCTTAATTTTTGTTCCTTCTACTTTGCCACGGactcaattcataataaaatacgTCGCAATGAAGCTCGTTTTGATGGTGATGGCTCCGAAAAATTAGAAGTTTTTGAATATCCAATTGAATGTCTTGGTAAAGAGGGAAGTCGTTATTTGACCGATAAAGAGCGAAAGTTAGCAGAAGAATAT gttgGACGAAATGATGTAAACCGACCTCTTCTTCAATATTTGTTTGAGGGACCGGCTATGCGGGTAATGACATTTGAGACTTGTAAAGTCAATGGATACAAATTTTGTACGAGAACATCTTCCGGTTCCGGTGTCATTGTTAAGGGCACTTCACATGATAACAATAGTGATTATTATGGACAATTGGAGGAAATTGTCAAGCTTATTTATCGAGGaggaaattatgtatatttattcaaatgtaTATGGTTTGATAGTGTCGGAAATGGTGTTGTGATTGATAAAAATAGGGTCGTGACCGTGGATATTACTTCAAGATTGAAGTCGGATGAGATTTTTATTTTGGCTAGTCAAGCTTCCCAGGTTTACTATGCTCCCAGTGTATTGAATCCACATGGCAAATATTTTACGGTCGTCAAGTCTAAAAGTCGTCCGATAAGCGAAtctatcaaaatatcaaatgataTTGAAGAAGCTTATCAAGAAGATAGATCAAATGCTACTAGTGCATTCtctatatttgttgattttgcacaATATGGTTCCTTACCGTTC GGCACCTTGTGGTGGTTTGTCATCCTTGTGGTGATGATCATTGCCTTAATGGCAAGAAAAGGCAAGGGCAAGGGGAAGGCCAAGGAGACAACCAAAGGCAAGGGAAAAGGGAAAGCCAAGGAGACAACTTCCACTCGGAAGGGTAAAGGAAAGTCTAGCACCTTGGCTATACGTGATGAGCCAACTGATTCGGATGAAGGCGGGGAGAATCCGAATGAAGAGGAAGTTCCAAGACGAAGGGTAATTAGGAGGCCACGATCCCATTCAGCCGGTTTGTTTGGAAAAGTCCCTCCGAAACCAATCCGTATCAATATTTTAGGAGGACAGTAA